GTGCTGATGGAGATCGACGATTTGCTCTTCAATGGTGCCCTTAGCAACGAGGCGATAAATCGTTACCGGACGCTGTTGCCCAATGCGGTGTGCCCGATCTGATGCCTGATCTTCCACGGCTGGGTTCCACCAGGGGTCCATATGGATCACGTAATCAGCGGCGGTCAAATTTAGCCCGGTGCCCCCTGCTTTGAGGCTGATTAAAAAGACATCTCCCTCCCCGGCCTGGAAGGCATTGACGCGCTCCTGACGTTTTTTTGCGGGTGTACTGCCATCTAAATATTGGTAGGCAATCTTTTGTTTGTCTAAATACTGTCGCAGAATTTGGAGATGATCCACAAACTGGCTGAATACAAGGGCTTTGTGATGGTTGGCCAGCAGCTCTGCTAAGGTTTCGCTGAATAGCTGCAGCTTGGCACTCGGAGGTGGAGCTTTGGGGACAACAAGCTGAGGATTGCAGCAGGCGCGACGCAGCTTCATGATTTCAGCCAAAACCTGAAGATGCTTGGCTCCGGCTTCGGAATCGCTTTCGGTTAGCTTTGCGATCGCATCCCTCCTCAGCGCTTCATACAGCGCCATCTCTTCTTGACTCAGCTCCACCTGTAGCGTAATTTCCGTACGAGAGGGCAGCTCTTCTAAAACCTGATTTTTAGTTCGCCGCAACAAGAACGGCTGGATCAACTTTTTTAAGCGATGGCGAGCCTGGTGATCCTGATATTTCTCAATGGGTGTAGCAAACCGTTGATTGAAGCGATCCAGCGATCCCAATAGACCCGGATTAATAAATCGAAAGAGATTCCATAGCTCCCCGAGATGATTCTCAATCGGCGTGCCCGTGGTCAGAATCTTGAACCCAGCCTGGAGATTCATGGCCGCTTGCGATCGCTTTGTCGCCATATTCTTGATCGCCTGGGCCTCGTCCAGAACAGTGGTTTGCCATTCGACCTTAGCCAGCATCTGAGCCACGTCTTCCTGCTGCAGAAGACCATAGCTACACACCAATAAATCAAAGGGCTGGAGCTGATCCAATAGCTGCTGTCGGTCACTGTTCCCAAACTGCAGCGGCTTCAGCGTAGGCGCAAACCGCTGGGCCTCGCTGAGCCAGTTCATCCCCACAGATGTAGGTGCAATCACTAACGTGGGTCCCTGGGGTGCACGAGTGAGAATCACCGCCAGCGCCTGTAGCGTCTTACCTAAGCCCATATCATCAGCCAAGCAAGCCCCGACGCCCCAGTGAGAGAGTCGCGCTAGCCACTCAAATCCTTCTTCTTGATAATCTCGCAGCTCTGCCTGCAGCGTTGAGGGAAGTTTCGGCTGAAATTTTTTGACATCCTTCAGTTTTTTGACGTGGGCTTTCCAATGCTTGTCTGCCTTGAGTTGGCCCACATCATCGACCATATCCTCAAGAGCCACTGCCGTCAGGGGGTGAAAGCGGAGGCCATCCCCCTGTGTTTCAGAGTAGGCCCGCAGCTCATCGAGGCGCTTGCGAAATTCCTGGGTCAGGGCCACAAACTGGCCGTCGCCAAGGGGGATAAAGCGGCTGGGGGTTTGCTCTAGCAGCTTCAGCAGTGCCTGCATGTCTAGCACCTCATCGTCAGCAAGCTGCAGTTCACCGCTAGCGGCAAACCAGTCCCGCTGACGCTTGATCTGAAGCTGAAACTGACCGACATCGGCTCGGTGGCTGACGCGCAGCTTCTCGCCCTCTGGCCACTCCAGGACGATATGGTCACCTAAATCCTGCAGCTCTAGCAATAGCTCTAGACAGTTCTCGGGCTCTTCTAATAGCCACTCACTCTCTTGGCCCTCGTGTCGAAGCAGCGTCGGGCAGGCCGATATCGCAGTCTTAGACAATTTCCGTTCTTGTTTCAAATCGCGAGTGGTTTGCAGTCGCCGATCGCCAATTTCAGCAATGACGGTTTCGCCACCGCTGCCGGGTCGATAGTAGGGGCCTCCTTCAGGGAACGGGCGTGAAAAAACCGCCACCTTGAGACCTTCTCCAGCGGGCAATAGGTGAACATGGGGCGTTGCTTGAGACGGCACCTCTGTCGCACTAGCCACGCCGCCGCCGATATCAGACTGGACGGTGACCAGATTAGAGACGGCGTTAATGGCCGCGAGCACCTGCTCCTTCGCTCGTTCCGGCACTGTAAGGCGATTCTTCTGGCCCAGAATCGTGGCAATTTGATGATGGTCTGCCTGAATCTTAATCACCTTAAGCCGCGTCGGGGTTTCTTTAATCACTACAATTTCGTCATTTGACTTAAAGTTTGGCGTTAGAGTCAGCGCTAGTTGACCCGCTTTTTCTTTTTGAATCAGCAGTTCAGGTTCCCCTTTAACGACCTCAATAGGGATGGTAGGGGTCTCTTCCCAGAAAACATAGGGATGGCCGATGAGAGTTGCGATCGCACACTCTGCAAACCGATACTCAGTTCCGCTGTGGTAGCCATAGGTGGAGTAGGTTTCAATTTGATTGCAAATCCGCAAATCCTGAGCAGAGAGGTACTCCAACTCACCCGACGGATTCTTATAGAGACGCTTCATGGCAATGGGACGTCCCTTACTCCAGCCTCCCTTTGCACTCAGCTTTTGCTCACGGGGCTGCAGGGACCAGTTTTTGCCATATAGAGTGATAAACCAAGCCATCCTAAAATCTGAGGCTACGGGAGAGACTGGCTCTTGATGGAGCTTGGCCAACGCCTTGAGGCTCATCTCCCAAGGCTCCAGAGTGTGAATAATATTCACGAGCGGTTGAATGCCGCTGCCCTGTCGCAAAATCTCGGATTGGGTCTCATAAGTGGCGTCAGGCTCTAGCTTGGCCAGCAGTGACGCCACCTCCATCGCCACCCAGTGATATCCCGATCGCATGGCCTGTTGATAGAGGGGCATCAGTATGCGGGGCAGTTTTTTCTGGGCACGATCGGCATTGACCCAGTACTGACACAGCGAGCCAAAGAGAATATCTAGGCTATGGTGTCCCTCGTAGGGATGGATGTAGGCTCCTAGTAGAGAGGCTTTTGATGATAAATCACCCTGCTGGAGTTGTAGAAATTGATTGAGCCAGACATAGGTGGTTCGCAGCCAGTAGTGCTTGGGCTGACGAACCATCTGCTGGGTATAGCTCTGGGCTTCCTGGAGTCGTTCTGGAGAGCCGTCCTGGAGCAGCGCCAGAATAAAGAATAAACCACTGATGTTGCCAAAGTAGGCCTTACGTTTCTTTTTGACTGCCCGGAGGTGGGTCAGCGCCCGAGTGTAGTGGGCAATGGCCTTCGAGGTGTCTCCCTGTAAGAACGCCAGCCAGCCCCAATAGGTGGCTGCGCTGTCTTCTGAAAGCTGAGCGAGTGACTCCAGCACCGCAGGAACCTCTTCGACATCGCCACGCAACAGAAGCTGTTCCGCCAGCATCAGCTTTAAAGCCGCGGAACAGCGAGAATTCTCAGCCACAGACTCTTCCAGAAGCATCTCAAAGGCTTCTTCGCAGTTTGCCAACGTCAAGACAGAATGGTCGAAAATACCGTAGAGGCCAAGCTCATAGAAGTTCGGAGACAGCGATTGGAACCATTCAGCATCAAAGGGATTACTGCAAATCGTAGCGATCACCTCTGCCTGAGTCAGTTTGTCCTGAGGGTATTTAGCTTGGTGGTAGTCTTTGATCTGCGCTTCAAAAGAAGCGAAGTCCTGCCGATAAAAGTCAATACGGGCCTCACGAAGGAATTGTGCTTCACTCTTAAATCGCCGAGGAGCATTTTGATGAGGGTAGTAAATTGGGATTGCCTTTTGGACCACCCGGGCGTAGACAGCAAACCGCCCTGCCTTCACAGCATCACGAGTTGCGATCTCTGCAATGAATGGATGACACTGTGGTCCCTGACCACGCTCTTGCAACAATAATCCTGCATCGAGCAGCCCATCAATATACGGCTTCAGATTTTTACTAATAAAGGGGGCTTGATCAAGATCTCGAATCCCCAGCTTGTTAAGGCACTCCATGATGGTGGTGCGATTAACCGGTTCATAAACAACGGCAAGAAGCTGCACAATCTCTTGTGCAACAGCAGGGCAGGCATTGTAAAGATCTTGAAGCTGACTACGTTGCTTATCGATCTTGAGATCGGAATCGAACATGGCAAAGTCTTTGGCTAGCAGCGATGACGCATCTTAAAACCAGTATTGTCCAGAACCTCTATTTAAAGCGAGTTGACAAAAAAAAGCCGAAAGGATTCACGACAGGCACTTCTGGCTGACGACACAAAAAAGTAGAGTGAATCAAGACACCACCCTAAAATCGCCCGTCTAGAGTACAAAATAGAGATGGTTGTCCTGTAGGAGCATCCGAATCTTTGTCCAAGCAACGCCTTGACACTTTACTGGTTGAGCTAAATCTTTGTAATTCTCGTCAGCGTGCCCAGCGCCTGATTCGTGCGGGTGAAGTGAAAGTCAATCAGCAGCTGGTTGATAAACCGGGCACTCAAGTGCCCACTGATGCCAAAGTAACGGTCAAAGAACGGCCTCCTTACGTTTCGCGGGGCGGAGAAAAACTAGTTCAGGCTCTGCAAACGTTTCCAATTCAGGTTAAAGATCGTGTTGCTCTCGATGGCGGTATCTCCACAGGTGGCTTCACGGACTGTCTATTGCAGAACGGCGCCCAACAGGTCTACGGGGTTGATGTCGGCTACGGACAAGTGGCCTGGAAGCTGCGCACAGATCCCCGCGTCATTCTCAAAGAGCGCACGAATATTCGCTATCTGAAGCCGAATGATCTCTATGCTCCTGATGCCCAGGTTCCTGATTTGGGAGTGATGGATGTTTCGTTTATTTCGTTGACGAAGGTGCTGCCTGCTTTTTGGGCGCTGCTGCGGCCGCCCCGTGAAGTGGTGCTGCTGGTCAAGCCTCAGTTTGAGGTGGGTCAGGAGCGGATTGGGAAAAAAGGCGTGGTTAGGGATCCAGTAGCTCAAGGAGATGCGATCGCAACTGTCCTCACAGCAGCCGAGACCCTGGGCTGGCAGTACGCCGGTCTTACCTGGTCTCCCTGTCCTGGTCCTGCGGGCAATATTGAGTTTTTGCTCTGGATGCAGATGCAGCAGCAAGCAGACCGTCCTGAAGCAACAGATCTGATTCAGCTTGCCAAGACCGCACAGCAGCAGTTATTTAAGGCTTCCTAGCGACAATCGTCCGATGGCGCGGGTCGCTAGCCACCGTCACGACGGCTTCAAACCCCGTTGCTTCAAGAGCTGACTCCACATCAAAGGTGTAATAGTCATCACTCCAGGGCTCTGTACTCTTCATCAGAGTAAAAAGTGCGGGCGGTAAATTCTGAATCACGGGTGACTTTGGATTGTTGTCTACCAGGGCAATGCATCCCCCTGAGTTCAGCAGACGATAGACCTCTTGAAAGATCTCTGCGGTGGCCTGTCGTGGCAGCTCATGAATCACAAACTGAAGGGTAACCAAATCAAAGGACTGGCTCTCAAACCCAGTTTCCTCAGCCTTCGCATGTCGCCATTCAGCGATCTCCTGGTGCGTATCTCGAAGTTTCGCCACGCTCAACATATGGGGCGATAAATCGAGACCGATTGTTTTCGCCTGAGGATAAAAGCGTTGAAGCATCAGGGTCGAGACGCCCACAGAGCAACCAATATCAAGGATTCGCTCCACTTGACGAGGTCCATGCTCCGCTAAAACCTGATGGAAACTGGAGCGTAGGCGAGCCTGAGCATCTTCCCAGGTTAAGTCTTCTTGC
Above is a window of Acaryochloris thomasi RCC1774 DNA encoding:
- a CDS encoding class I SAM-dependent methyltransferase; the encoded protein is MGTSTLDATDKIKPDWAGGDWLSRFVNLLIQTKPIYSVMKQQARRVLIKTAETNGIPWRQNYEQLEASNVKLLLETVERPVTYPDYYQVPFHAYAEGNLCWPAAFEAESATYSMALRVWPQEDLTWEDAQARLRSSFHQVLAEHGPRQVERILDIGCSVGVSTLMLQRFYPQAKTIGLDLSPHMLSVAKLRDTHQEIAEWRHAKAEETGFESQSFDLVTLQFVIHELPRQATAEIFQEVYRLLNSGGCIALVDNNPKSPVIQNLPPALFTLMKSTEPWSDDYYTFDVESALEATGFEAVVTVASDPRHRTIVARKP
- a CDS encoding DEAD/DEAH box helicase, with product MFDSDLKIDKQRSQLQDLYNACPAVAQEIVQLLAVVYEPVNRTTIMECLNKLGIRDLDQAPFISKNLKPYIDGLLDAGLLLQERGQGPQCHPFIAEIATRDAVKAGRFAVYARVVQKAIPIYYPHQNAPRRFKSEAQFLREARIDFYRQDFASFEAQIKDYHQAKYPQDKLTQAEVIATICSNPFDAEWFQSLSPNFYELGLYGIFDHSVLTLANCEEAFEMLLEESVAENSRCSAALKLMLAEQLLLRGDVEEVPAVLESLAQLSEDSAATYWGWLAFLQGDTSKAIAHYTRALTHLRAVKKKRKAYFGNISGLFFILALLQDGSPERLQEAQSYTQQMVRQPKHYWLRTTYVWLNQFLQLQQGDLSSKASLLGAYIHPYEGHHSLDILFGSLCQYWVNADRAQKKLPRILMPLYQQAMRSGYHWVAMEVASLLAKLEPDATYETQSEILRQGSGIQPLVNIIHTLEPWEMSLKALAKLHQEPVSPVASDFRMAWFITLYGKNWSLQPREQKLSAKGGWSKGRPIAMKRLYKNPSGELEYLSAQDLRICNQIETYSTYGYHSGTEYRFAECAIATLIGHPYVFWEETPTIPIEVVKGEPELLIQKEKAGQLALTLTPNFKSNDEIVVIKETPTRLKVIKIQADHHQIATILGQKNRLTVPERAKEQVLAAINAVSNLVTVQSDIGGGVASATEVPSQATPHVHLLPAGEGLKVAVFSRPFPEGGPYYRPGSGGETVIAEIGDRRLQTTRDLKQERKLSKTAISACPTLLRHEGQESEWLLEEPENCLELLLELQDLGDHIVLEWPEGEKLRVSHRADVGQFQLQIKRQRDWFAASGELQLADDEVLDMQALLKLLEQTPSRFIPLGDGQFVALTQEFRKRLDELRAYSETQGDGLRFHPLTAVALEDMVDDVGQLKADKHWKAHVKKLKDVKKFQPKLPSTLQAELRDYQEEGFEWLARLSHWGVGACLADDMGLGKTLQALAVILTRAPQGPTLVIAPTSVGMNWLSEAQRFAPTLKPLQFGNSDRQQLLDQLQPFDLLVCSYGLLQQEDVAQMLAKVEWQTTVLDEAQAIKNMATKRSQAAMNLQAGFKILTTGTPIENHLGELWNLFRFINPGLLGSLDRFNQRFATPIEKYQDHQARHRLKKLIQPFLLRRTKNQVLEELPSRTEITLQVELSQEEMALYEALRRDAIAKLTESDSEAGAKHLQVLAEIMKLRRACCNPQLVVPKAPPPSAKLQLFSETLAELLANHHKALVFSQFVDHLQILRQYLDKQKIAYQYLDGSTPAKKRQERVNAFQAGEGDVFLISLKAGGTGLNLTAADYVIHMDPWWNPAVEDQASDRAHRIGQQRPVTIYRLVAKGTIEEQIVDLHQHKRDLADSLLEGAEMSGKISTDELLRLIHEG
- a CDS encoding TlyA family RNA methyltransferase, which encodes MSKQRLDTLLVELNLCNSRQRAQRLIRAGEVKVNQQLVDKPGTQVPTDAKVTVKERPPYVSRGGEKLVQALQTFPIQVKDRVALDGGISTGGFTDCLLQNGAQQVYGVDVGYGQVAWKLRTDPRVILKERTNIRYLKPNDLYAPDAQVPDLGVMDVSFISLTKVLPAFWALLRPPREVVLLVKPQFEVGQERIGKKGVVRDPVAQGDAIATVLTAAETLGWQYAGLTWSPCPGPAGNIEFLLWMQMQQQADRPEATDLIQLAKTAQQQLFKAS